Proteins encoded in a region of the Prochlorothrix hollandica PCC 9006 = CALU 1027 genome:
- a CDS encoding threonine aldolase family protein, which produces MMTPPLDLRSDTITQPTAAMRQAIAQAPVGDDVLGDDPSVHALEERVAHLLGKEAAVFMPSGTMTNQVALRVHTEPGDEVILESQAHIYYYEGGAPAALAGVMSQLIAGDRGIFTAADLRAVLRPVDVHFPVTKLVCLENTHNRGGGRIFPLSEIQALAQVCQTHGLILHLDGARLWNACIATGISPQAYSAPFDTVSVCFSKGLGAPVGSALAGSVAQMQRARRFRKQYGGGMRQAGLLAAGALYALDHQYDRLQEDHDNARYCADILGSIEGFTANAQAVDTNIVIFETPGRDATAMAQALRDQGVWVNALGGQRLRAVTSLMVTRSQLGSLADRAAAALASLSPTVPVS; this is translated from the coding sequence ATGATGACCCCCCCCCTTGATCTGCGCAGCGATACCATTACCCAACCCACCGCCGCCATGCGACAGGCGATCGCCCAGGCTCCTGTGGGGGATGATGTGCTGGGGGATGATCCCAGCGTCCACGCCCTGGAAGAACGGGTTGCCCATCTGCTGGGGAAAGAAGCCGCCGTCTTCATGCCCTCCGGGACAATGACCAACCAGGTGGCCCTGCGGGTTCACACGGAACCGGGGGATGAGGTGATTTTGGAGTCCCAAGCCCATATTTATTACTACGAAGGGGGGGCACCGGCAGCCTTGGCGGGGGTGATGTCACAACTGATTGCGGGCGATCGGGGCATCTTCACTGCCGCAGACTTAAGGGCGGTGCTGCGGCCCGTGGATGTGCATTTCCCCGTCACCAAGCTGGTGTGCCTAGAAAACACCCATAACCGAGGCGGTGGCCGCATTTTCCCCCTGTCGGAGATCCAGGCTTTAGCCCAAGTCTGCCAAACCCACGGCTTGATCCTCCATCTGGATGGGGCCAGACTCTGGAACGCCTGTATTGCCACGGGCATTTCCCCCCAAGCCTACAGCGCCCCCTTTGATACGGTCAGCGTCTGCTTCTCCAAGGGCTTGGGGGCACCGGTGGGTTCGGCCCTGGCGGGTTCGGTGGCCCAGATGCAGCGGGCGCGGCGGTTCCGCAAACAGTATGGGGGGGGAATGCGTCAGGCGGGCCTGTTGGCGGCGGGTGCCCTCTATGCTTTGGATCACCAGTACGATCGCCTCCAAGAGGATCATGACAATGCCCGCTATTGTGCCGATATTCTCGGCAGTATCGAGGGCTTTACCGCCAATGCCCAGGCGGTGGACACCAATATTGTCATTTTTGAAACCCCAGGCCGGGATGCCACAGCCATGGCCCAGGCTCTCCGCGATCAAGGGGTGTGGGTCAATGCCCTGGGGGGGCAGCGATTGCGGGCGGTGACCAGTTTGATGGTGACGCGATCGCAGTTAGGCTCTCTGGCCGATCGCGCTGCCGCCGCCCTAGCATCCCTCAGCCCCACCGTTCCCGTTTCCTAA
- a CDS encoding homocysteine biosynthesis protein, whose amino-acid sequence MERSIAAINRKIKKKQAQVCTVAELKERVKTDGISAVAQTVDVVTTGTFEPMESSSAVLNLGHTDPPMRIRQCWLDGVLAYAGLGAVDLYIGAAQPAEDPDSERGGGHVIADLVAGKGVQLRALGQSTDCYPRASFDNVISRDTINQFYLFNPRGLYQNFIVGVNGGDRPLYTYLGPLYPHLGNAVYCNPGAIAPLFNDPELKLIGIGSRIFLGGGIGYITGEGTQHFPLQKRLANGTPIGPGATLAMVGDAKTMNPKWVRGCYLRHYGPSLMLGVGLAFPVLNETTVERCAISDGEVVAPVIDFAIPRRVRPTFGLVSYAQLKSGRITLEGKPVRTAPLSSIYFANQIALELKQWVAEGQFTLTEPVAPIPLDRPFLSQDGWDPAMNL is encoded by the coding sequence ATGGAACGATCGATCGCCGCCATCAACCGCAAAATCAAAAAGAAGCAAGCCCAAGTCTGTACCGTTGCTGAACTGAAGGAACGGGTCAAAACCGACGGCATCAGCGCCGTGGCCCAAACCGTGGATGTGGTCACCACCGGCACCTTCGAGCCAATGGAGTCCTCCAGCGCCGTCCTCAACCTGGGCCACACCGATCCCCCCATGCGCATTCGCCAGTGTTGGCTGGATGGGGTGTTGGCCTACGCGGGCCTGGGGGCGGTGGATCTCTACATTGGGGCGGCCCAACCCGCCGAAGATCCCGACTCGGAGCGGGGCGGGGGCCATGTCATCGCCGATCTGGTGGCGGGGAAGGGGGTGCAACTGCGGGCCTTGGGCCAAAGCACCGACTGCTACCCCAGGGCCAGTTTCGACAATGTTATCAGTCGCGATACCATCAACCAGTTTTATCTGTTTAACCCTCGCGGGCTTTATCAAAACTTCATTGTGGGAGTCAATGGGGGCGATCGGCCCCTCTACACCTACCTAGGACCCCTCTATCCCCATCTGGGTAACGCGGTCTATTGCAACCCTGGGGCGATCGCCCCCCTCTTTAATGATCCTGAGCTAAAACTGATCGGCATCGGGAGCCGCATTTTCCTGGGGGGCGGCATTGGCTACATCACCGGGGAAGGCACCCAACATTTCCCTTTACAAAAACGCTTAGCCAATGGGACTCCCATCGGTCCGGGGGCGACCCTGGCCATGGTGGGGGATGCCAAAACCATGAACCCCAAATGGGTGCGGGGCTGTTATTTACGCCACTATGGTCCGTCGTTGATGTTGGGGGTGGGGCTGGCCTTTCCGGTGTTGAACGAGACCACGGTGGAACGCTGTGCCATCAGCGATGGGGAGGTGGTGGCCCCCGTCATCGACTTCGCCATTCCCCGCCGGGTGCGCCCCACCTTTGGCCTGGTGAGCTATGCCCAACTCAAATCCGGGCGCATCACCCTGGAAGGCAAGCCGGTGCGCACCGCCCCCCTGTCTAGCATTTATTTCGCCAACCAAATTGCCCTGGAACTGAAGCAGTGGGTGGCAGAGGGCCAGTTTACCTTGACGGAACCGGTGGCCCCCATTCCCCTCGATCGCCCTTTTCTCTCCCAAGATGGGTGGGATCCGGCGATGAATCTCTAG
- the argB gene encoding acetylglutamate kinase gives MSETPIRTPEDYATQVQVLSEALPYIQQFAGRTVVIKYGGAAMKDGSLKEHVINDIVFMSYVGIRPVVVHGGGPEINSWLTKLNIEPQFKNGLRVTDAPTMDVVEMVLVGRVNKDLVSRINQAGGNAVGLCGKDGKLIYARPQGDEGIGFVGEVSGVNIHILETLVNSGYIPVVSSVAADEQGQAYNINADTVAGEIAAALGAEKLILLTDTSGILRDYKDPSTLIPRVDIQGARKLIEDGVVSGGMIPKVGCCVRSLAQGVRAAHIIDGRVPHAILLETFTNAGIGSMIVASDY, from the coding sequence ATGTCTGAGACCCCCATCCGTACCCCCGAAGACTACGCCACCCAAGTCCAAGTCCTCAGCGAAGCCCTCCCCTACATCCAGCAGTTTGCCGGACGCACCGTTGTCATCAAATATGGCGGTGCAGCCATGAAGGATGGCAGCCTGAAAGAGCATGTCATCAATGACATTGTTTTTATGTCCTATGTGGGGATCCGACCCGTGGTGGTCCATGGGGGTGGCCCAGAAATCAATAGCTGGTTAACCAAGCTCAACATTGAACCCCAATTCAAAAACGGTCTCCGGGTCACCGATGCCCCCACCATGGACGTGGTGGAAATGGTGCTGGTGGGACGGGTCAACAAAGATCTGGTGTCCCGCATCAACCAGGCCGGGGGCAACGCCGTGGGGTTGTGTGGCAAAGACGGCAAACTGATTTATGCCCGTCCCCAGGGGGATGAAGGCATTGGCTTTGTGGGAGAAGTCAGCGGCGTGAACATCCACATCCTAGAAACCCTGGTCAACAGTGGCTATATCCCTGTGGTGTCCAGTGTGGCGGCGGATGAACAGGGCCAAGCCTACAACATCAATGCAGACACGGTGGCGGGGGAAATTGCCGCTGCCCTGGGGGCCGAAAAGCTGATTCTGCTGACGGATACCTCTGGCATCCTCCGGGATTACAAAGATCCCAGCACCCTCATTCCCCGGGTCGATATCCAGGGTGCCCGCAAGTTGATTGAAGATGGGGTGGTGTCTGGGGGCATGATCCCCAAGGTGGGCTGTTGTGTGCGATCGTTGGCCCAGGGAGTTCGCGCCGCCCACATCATTGATGGCCGCGTTCCCCACGCCATCCTCCTCGAAACCTTCACCAACGCCGGTATTGGCTCCATGATTGTGGCCTCCGACTACTAA
- a CDS encoding DUF4278 domain-containing protein, with amino-acid sequence MQLCYRGIAYNHDPLQVATVAGESVQFLGSTTTIRRVDLDQPAYTVAGGAYRGVTSDSGQSLKFLGKSYSDRQIVFVPQAT; translated from the coding sequence ATGCAGCTATGTTACCGGGGCATTGCCTACAATCACGATCCCCTTCAAGTGGCGACTGTGGCGGGGGAATCCGTCCAGTTCCTGGGATCGACCACAACGATCCGCCGCGTTGACCTGGATCAACCCGCCTACACCGTGGCTGGTGGTGCCTATCGGGGAGTGACCAGCGATTCGGGCCAGTCCCTTAAATTCCTGGGCAAGTCCTACAGCGATCGCCAGATCGTCTTTGTACCTCAGGCGACTTAA
- a CDS encoding CocE/NonD family hydrolase has product MNPIPLSLTLADGVRLDADCYRPRHRPLDEPLPVLLMRQPYGRAIASTVVYGHPTWYAAQGYMVVIQDVRGRGTSTGEFRLFAHEAADGAATVDWVAQLPGSNGRVGMYGFSYQAMTQLYAAAGRSPALMTLCPAMVGYDLHQDWAYEGGAFLWQSNLGWALQLAAETARRRGDEAAFLALVRDAQALPVGDRVPVQPDRLRQLAPDSFYWDWLNHPDPRDTYWQALKPDLAGVDLPMLHVGGWFDPYLRGTLRLYREAQRGRSPQQLWIGPWGHLPWGRRAGSVDFGPTAISPLDRVQVQWFNRILKGETTPDAVEAIQAAPVQWFEMGGQGWRQSHLWEEDPPLQYGFRGTGLGSMVGGELRPLKSGNGEGCPEVQVTPETQGTPETQGKPEVYVTPEVQVTAKETGVPDVIVHDPWRPVPALGGHAAVPSGSFDRSALDDRADVLTYTTAPLDRELVIWGEAVLRLWCWSSAVSFDLCGVLSVVRRDGVFNICQGYQRLGIGEPGQRRSLRLQFQATGQRLRLGEQLRLSLSGACVPAYAVNPGTGENPDAAPRLSAQVITIAIEAGTLAFHLS; this is encoded by the coding sequence ATGAACCCCATCCCCCTGTCCCTAACCCTAGCGGACGGTGTTCGCTTGGATGCCGACTGTTACCGACCTCGCCATCGCCCCCTGGATGAGCCGTTGCCAGTGTTGTTGATGCGGCAACCCTATGGGCGGGCGATCGCCTCCACCGTGGTCTATGGCCATCCCACCTGGTATGCAGCCCAGGGCTATATGGTGGTGATCCAGGATGTGCGGGGGCGGGGCACCTCCACCGGGGAGTTTCGGTTATTTGCCCATGAAGCGGCGGACGGGGCGGCAACGGTGGACTGGGTGGCCCAACTGCCCGGTAGCAATGGCCGGGTGGGGATGTATGGGTTTTCCTACCAGGCCATGACCCAGCTTTATGCCGCCGCCGGACGATCGCCCGCCCTGATGACCCTATGTCCCGCCATGGTGGGCTATGACCTGCACCAGGATTGGGCCTATGAGGGGGGGGCGTTTTTATGGCAAAGCAACCTGGGCTGGGCGCTCCAGTTGGCGGCGGAAACGGCCCGACGGCGGGGGGACGAGGCGGCATTTTTGGCCTTAGTTCGGGACGCTCAGGCGTTACCTGTGGGCGATCGCGTCCCGGTCCAACCCGATCGTCTGCGGCAACTGGCTCCCGACTCCTTCTATTGGGACTGGCTGAATCACCCTGATCCGAGGGATACCTACTGGCAAGCCCTCAAGCCGGACTTAGCCGGTGTAGATCTGCCCATGCTCCACGTTGGGGGCTGGTTTGACCCCTATCTGCGGGGCACCCTGCGGCTGTATCGGGAAGCACAACGGGGTCGATCGCCCCAACAGCTTTGGATTGGTCCCTGGGGACATCTGCCCTGGGGACGGCGGGCGGGATCGGTGGACTTTGGGCCAACGGCCATTAGTCCCTTGGATCGGGTGCAGGTGCAGTGGTTTAACCGGATCCTGAAGGGGGAAACCACTCCAGATGCTGTCGAGGCGATCCAGGCCGCGCCGGTGCAGTGGTTTGAAATGGGGGGCCAGGGCTGGCGACAAAGCCACCTCTGGGAAGAGGATCCGCCCCTGCAATACGGCTTCCGGGGCACGGGGTTGGGGTCCATGGTGGGGGGAGAGTTGCGACCCCTCAAGTCTGGGAATGGGGAAGGGTGCCCAGAGGTCCAGGTCACCCCAGAAACCCAGGGCACCCCAGAAACCCAGGGCAAACCAGAGGTTTACGTCACACCAGAGGTTCAGGTCACGGCAAAAGAAACCGGGGTGCCCGATGTGATCGTCCATGATCCCTGGCGACCGGTGCCCGCCCTGGGGGGTCACGCCGCTGTGCCCAGTGGCAGTTTCGATCGCAGCGCCCTGGACGATCGGGCCGATGTCCTCACCTATACCACCGCACCCCTGGATCGGGAGTTGGTGATCTGGGGGGAGGCGGTGCTACGGCTCTGGTGCTGGAGTTCGGCGGTGAGTTTTGATCTCTGTGGGGTCTTGTCGGTGGTGCGGCGGGACGGGGTCTTTAATATCTGCCAGGGTTACCAGCGGCTGGGGATCGGGGAGCCAGGACAGCGGCGATCGCTGCGGCTCCAGTTCCAAGCCACGGGGCAACGGTTGCGACTGGGGGAACAGTTGCGCCTCAGCCTCAGTGGGGCTTGTGTCCCGGCCTATGCCGTTAATCCCGGTACGGGGGAAAACCCCGATGCTGCCCCCCGGCTGTCTGCTCAAGTGATTACGATCGCGATCGAGGCGGGCACCCTAGCCTTTCACTTGTCCTAA